A region of Staphylococcus sp. IVB6181 DNA encodes the following proteins:
- a CDS encoding NupC/NupG family nucleoside CNT transporter — protein sequence MHILIALIGIIFFLALAFVFSSDKKNIKWKYVGILLVIQFIFAFLLLKTNVGITVIGGIAHGFSYLLSKAAEGVNFVFGGFKYVDPKNPPFFFNVLLPIVFISAIIGILQYTKILPLIINVLGFLISKINGMGRLESYNAVAAAILGQSEVFISLKKQLPYIPKQRLYTLTASAMSTVSASIIGAYFTLLDPKYVVTAIVLNLFGGFIIASIINPYTVDEKDDKLLVEETGAKQSFFEMLGEYILDGFKVAVIVGAMLIGYIAIIALLNGIVSGIFSGVSGGAIKWDFQTLIGFVFAPFAFLTGIPWGDAVKAGSLMATKLLSNEFVAMLDLGKMQGLSERAVGITSVFLVSFANFSSIGIISGAIKSLNNEKGDVVARFGLKLLFGATLVSFISAAIAGFFM from the coding sequence ATGCATATACTTATTGCTTTAATTGGGATTATTTTCTTTTTAGCACTTGCATTTGTTTTCAGTTCTGATAAGAAGAATATCAAATGGAAATATGTGGGTATCTTGCTTGTCATCCAATTCATCTTCGCTTTCCTACTATTAAAAACAAATGTGGGAATTACTGTAATTGGTGGCATTGCCCATGGCTTCTCTTACCTGTTGTCTAAAGCAGCAGAAGGAGTTAATTTCGTGTTTGGAGGGTTTAAATATGTAGACCCTAAAAACCCGCCGTTCTTCTTTAACGTATTATTGCCGATCGTATTTATCTCTGCGATTATCGGGATCTTGCAATATACGAAAATCTTACCGCTTATTATTAATGTTTTAGGTTTCTTGATTTCAAAAATCAACGGTATGGGACGTTTAGAATCTTATAATGCCGTAGCAGCTGCGATTTTAGGACAATCTGAAGTATTCATTTCATTGAAAAAACAACTGCCTTACATACCTAAGCAGCGTTTATATACTTTAACTGCTTCTGCGATGTCTACAGTTTCCGCTTCAATTATCGGTGCATACTTTACATTATTAGATCCTAAATATGTGGTAACAGCGATTGTCTTAAACTTATTCGGCGGTTTCATTATCGCTTCAATCATCAACCCTTATACAGTGGATGAAAAAGACGATAAATTATTAGTCGAAGAGACAGGCGCAAAACAGTCGTTCTTTGAAATGTTGGGAGAATATATTTTAGACGGCTTTAAAGTGGCAGTGATTGTAGGTGCGATGTTAATCGGTTATATCGCTATTATCGCTTTATTAAACGGTATTGTCAGCGGTATTTTCTCTGGCGTATCCGGCGGCGCAATCAAATGGGACTTCCAAACATTAATCGGATTTGTGTTTGCACCATTTGCATTCTTAACAGGTATTCCTTGGGGAGATGCAGTGAAAGCAGGCTCATTAATGGCGACTAAATTATTATCTAACGAATTCGTTGCAATGCTTGATTTAGGCAAAATGCAAGGCTTATCAGAGCGTGCAGTCGGCATTACGTCTGTATTCTTAGTATCATTTGCGAACTTCAGTTCTATCGGTATCATTTCAGGTGCCATCAAATCTTTAAACAACGAAAAAGGCGACGTAGTTGCCCGCTTCGGTCTTAAACTTTTATTCGGTGCAACACTTGTATCATTTATTTCTGCAGCAATTGCAGGATTCTTCATGTAA
- the dusB gene encoding tRNA dihydrouridine synthase DusB: MWKIGDVEIDNRVVLAPMAGVCNSAFRLTVKEFGAGLVCAEMVSDKAILFNNPKTMNMLYIDENERPLSLQIFGGEKESLVEAAVYVDQNTTADIIDINMGCPVNKIIRCEAGARWLLDPNKIYEMVSAVVERVNKPVTCKMRIGWDEDHIYAVENAKAAERAGASAISLHGRTRVQMYEGKADWDIIRQVKEAVNIPVIGNGDVTSPELAEKMLEETGVDAVMIGREALGNPWMIYRTVHYLETGELMDEPTVKEKVEIALLHLRRLVELKGEKVGVMEMRKHASWYLKGVKGNGKARKALNQANTEQEMIDILQDFQKEATAAKATQEA, encoded by the coding sequence ATGTGGAAGATTGGAGATGTCGAAATCGACAACAGAGTCGTGCTTGCACCTATGGCGGGTGTATGCAACTCTGCATTCAGATTGACGGTTAAAGAGTTCGGCGCAGGCTTAGTATGTGCCGAAATGGTAAGCGACAAAGCCATTTTATTCAATAACCCGAAAACAATGAATATGTTGTATATCGATGAAAACGAGCGACCGTTATCATTGCAGATTTTCGGCGGTGAAAAGGAAAGTTTAGTTGAAGCGGCAGTTTATGTCGACCAGAATACGACAGCAGATATTATCGATATTAATATGGGCTGCCCTGTTAATAAGATTATCCGCTGCGAAGCCGGAGCAAGATGGCTGCTTGACCCTAATAAGATTTATGAGATGGTTTCAGCCGTTGTAGAGAGAGTAAACAAACCTGTGACATGCAAAATGCGTATCGGCTGGGACGAAGACCATATTTATGCAGTGGAGAATGCTAAAGCAGCAGAACGTGCCGGAGCATCAGCGATTTCGCTGCATGGCCGTACACGTGTCCAAATGTATGAAGGCAAAGCAGACTGGGATATTATCAGACAAGTGAAAGAAGCGGTAAATATTCCTGTTATCGGCAACGGAGATGTCACAAGTCCGGAACTTGCGGAAAAAATGCTGGAAGAAACAGGTGTAGATGCGGTAATGATCGGCCGCGAAGCTTTAGGCAATCCTTGGATGATTTATCGTACAGTGCATTATTTAGAGACTGGCGAGCTGATGGATGAACCTACAGTGAAAGAAAAAGTAGAAATTGCTTTATTACATTTGCGCCGACTAGTAGAATTAAAAGGTGAGAAGGTTGGCGTTATGGAAATGCGCAAGCATGCATCTTGGTATCTTAAAGGTGTGAAAGGTAACGGGAAAGCGCGTAAAGCATTGAATCAAGCCAACACTGAACAAGAAATGATTGATATACTGCAGGATTTCCAAAAAGAAGCCACTGCAGCTAAAGCAACTCAAGAAGCTTAA
- the pdxT gene encoding pyridoxal 5'-phosphate synthase glutaminase subunit PdxT, with product MKIGVLALQGAVREHLRHIELSGHEGVAIKRVEQLEEIDGLILPGGESTTLRRLMNLYGFKEALVNSDLPMFGTCAGLIVLAQDIVGEEGYLKKLDITVERNSFGRQVDSFESELDINGIAEDIEAVFIRAPHIEKVNSDNVEVLSTVGDKIVAVREGNYLGVSFHPELTDDYRVTEYFIDHIVAESKKANV from the coding sequence ATGAAAATCGGCGTATTAGCTTTGCAAGGTGCAGTGCGCGAGCACTTGCGCCATATTGAGTTAAGCGGTCACGAAGGTGTCGCAATCAAACGTGTTGAACAATTAGAAGAAATTGACGGTTTAATTTTGCCTGGAGGAGAATCAACGACATTACGCCGTTTGATGAATCTCTACGGCTTTAAAGAAGCATTAGTCAATTCAGATTTGCCGATGTTCGGAACTTGTGCAGGCTTAATTGTCCTTGCTCAAGATATCGTCGGTGAAGAAGGTTACTTGAAGAAATTAGATATTACTGTTGAACGCAACTCATTCGGACGCCAAGTAGACAGTTTCGAGTCTGAATTAGACATTAACGGTATTGCAGAAGATATTGAAGCGGTCTTCATCAGAGCACCGCATATCGAAAAAGTAAACAGTGACAATGTCGAAGTATTAAGTACAGTCGGCGATAAAATCGTAGCAGTGAGAGAAGGCAACTATTTAGGTGTTTCTTTCCACCCTGAATTAACAGATGATTATCGTGTTACAGAATACTTTATTGATCATATTGTTGCTGAAAGTAAAAAAGCAAATGTATAA
- a CDS encoding GNAT family N-acetyltransferase, translating to MKLNEIHISKFQETDTQAVVDLIIDTLRTTNIKDEPKEDIESYAKDITPESIQYKAEHVNFYVFKMNDQLIATGAIGPYYGSETESCFFSIFVSPDYQQQGIGRLIMDTLEDDYYYHRAERLIIPASITAVQFYRKRGYDYINGNQTPDHEGLIYLEKFNSTQRSEQP from the coding sequence ATGAAATTGAATGAGATACACATCAGTAAATTCCAAGAAACAGATACACAAGCAGTTGTAGATTTAATAATCGACACGCTTAGAACGACAAACATTAAAGATGAACCGAAGGAAGATATAGAAAGTTACGCAAAAGATATCACACCTGAAAGCATTCAATATAAAGCAGAACACGTCAATTTCTATGTTTTTAAGATGAATGATCAATTAATCGCCACAGGTGCTATTGGTCCTTATTACGGCAGTGAAACAGAATCATGTTTCTTTTCTATTTTTGTCTCTCCTGATTACCAGCAGCAAGGTATCGGAAGATTGATCATGGATACTTTGGAAGATGACTATTATTATCATCGAGCAGAGCGTCTGATTATCCCTGCTTCTATTACAGCTGTTCAATTCTATAGAAAACGCGGTTATGATTATATAAACGGCAATCAAACACCAGATCATGAGGGTCTGATATATCTTGAAAAATTTAATTCAACACAAAGAAGCGAGCAACCTTAA
- a CDS encoding CtsR family transcriptional regulator, which yields MHNMSDIIEQYIKHLFEESNKDVVEIQRANIAQRFDCVPSQLNYVIKTRFTNEHGYEIESKRGGGGYIRITKVETKDTKGYIDHLLQIIGDSISQQQAHYVIEGLLDNQYITLREAKMMLAVIDRDTLRMEVVARDIVRANILKQLLPVINYY from the coding sequence ATGCACAATATGTCCGACATCATAGAACAGTACATTAAACATTTATTTGAGGAATCAAATAAAGATGTTGTTGAGATACAACGAGCGAATATTGCTCAACGCTTTGACTGTGTGCCTTCTCAGCTTAATTATGTAATTAAGACAAGATTCACCAATGAACACGGTTATGAAATTGAAAGTAAACGCGGTGGTGGAGGTTATATCCGAATCACGAAAGTTGAAACTAAGGATACGAAGGGTTACATTGATCACCTCTTACAAATCATCGGCGATTCTATTTCTCAGCAACAAGCACATTATGTGATCGAAGGATTGCTTGATAATCAATATATTACACTGCGCGAAGCCAAAATGATGCTTGCAGTGATAGATAGAGACACACTTAGAATGGAAGTTGTCGCAAGAGATATTGTTCGAGCAAATATATTGAAACAGCTGTTACCGGTCATTAATTACTATTAA
- the folB gene encoding dihydroneopterin aldolase, whose protein sequence is MKDRIFLNGMRFYGYHGVLAAENEIGQIFVVDVELKTDLTAAGESDDVMDTVNYAEVYADVKSVMEGEPKKLLEHLAALIAKRINSHYNRVLETKVRITKETPPIPGHYDGVGIEITRVNQND, encoded by the coding sequence ATGAAGGATCGTATATTTTTAAATGGTATGAGATTCTATGGTTATCATGGTGTCTTAGCAGCAGAAAATGAAATCGGACAAATCTTTGTAGTGGATGTCGAGCTGAAGACAGATTTAACGGCAGCAGGAGAATCAGATGATGTTATGGATACTGTGAATTACGCTGAAGTCTATGCTGATGTTAAGTCTGTGATGGAAGGGGAACCTAAAAAATTGCTCGAACATCTCGCAGCACTTATTGCAAAACGTATAAATTCACACTATAATCGGGTATTGGAAACTAAAGTGAGAATTACGAAAGAAACACCACCTATTCCAGGCCATTATGACGGAGTGGGAATAGAGATAACAAGGGTGAATCAAAATGACTGA
- a CDS encoding MFS transporter — translation MLAIGAFAIGMTEFVIMGLLPNTAHDFKVTVSQAGQLITGYALGVAIGGPILVMLTIKLNRKYLLILLMSIFIIGNIAASFSTSYGFMMTARIITSLAHGSFFGIGSILAANMVQPQYRASAMALMFMGLSLCNILGVPFGTLIGQNFGWAMTFIVIAIIGFLALLGIIAFVPNPKAAPQSSVLNELKILKEKRLWLTLAVKLFGFSSVFAYFTYISSILIDVSHIKESLISFMLIIFGVGVTLGNMIGGKLADWNLNKALKLIFSVFILYFIVLYFIQMNGIIMVLGIFLFGVIGFSMSPSLQFKSTIISQDAPTLASTLNQSAFNLGNALGAFVGGLVVTHLPIASLSLIAPLLTLIGLIFLLISIQVDKQHPDTA, via the coding sequence ATGCTGGCTATCGGCGCATTCGCTATCGGTATGACAGAGTTCGTCATCATGGGTTTGCTTCCAAATACTGCGCATGATTTTAAAGTAACAGTGAGTCAAGCAGGTCAGCTGATCACAGGCTATGCTTTAGGTGTGGCAATCGGCGGTCCGATTTTAGTCATGCTTACGATCAAATTAAACAGAAAATATTTACTGATTTTGCTGATGTCCATTTTTATTATCGGCAACATCGCCGCATCATTCAGTACAAGTTACGGTTTCATGATGACAGCACGAATTATTACTTCCCTAGCCCATGGTTCATTCTTCGGCATCGGTTCTATACTTGCGGCTAATATGGTTCAACCTCAATATCGTGCAAGTGCAATGGCACTGATGTTCATGGGCCTTTCACTCTGCAACATTTTAGGTGTACCCTTTGGCACCTTAATCGGTCAAAATTTCGGATGGGCTATGACATTTATTGTGATTGCCATTATCGGCTTTTTAGCATTGTTAGGTATTATTGCTTTTGTACCTAACCCTAAAGCAGCACCCCAATCCTCTGTATTGAATGAGCTGAAGATCTTAAAAGAGAAACGTTTATGGCTGACTTTAGCAGTAAAGCTCTTCGGCTTCAGCAGTGTTTTTGCATATTTCACTTACATCTCTTCTATTTTGATAGATGTATCGCACATTAAAGAAAGTCTGATTTCCTTTATGCTGATTATTTTCGGTGTGGGTGTCACATTAGGTAATATGATCGGCGGAAAACTGGCAGACTGGAATTTGAACAAAGCATTAAAACTGATTTTCAGTGTCTTTATTCTTTATTTCATTGTGCTGTATTTCATTCAAATGAATGGCATTATTATGGTTTTAGGTATTTTCCTATTTGGTGTGATCGGCTTTAGTATGAGTCCTTCACTGCAATTTAAAAGTACCATCATCTCACAAGATGCTCCGACATTAGCAAGTACGCTTAACCAATCGGCATTCAATTTAGGCAATGCTTTAGGCGCATTTGTCGGCGGACTCGTAGTCACGCATTTGCCTATTGCTTCTTTAAGCTTGATCGCTCCATTGCTGACATTAATCGGTTTAATCTTTTTATTGATTTCCATCCAAGTAGACAAACAACACCCAGATACAGCATAA
- the folK gene encoding 2-amino-4-hydroxy-6-hydroxymethyldihydropteridine diphosphokinase translates to MTEVFLGLGSNVGDREAQLKAAIDLLDEQQGIEVIKVSSFYETAPVGYVDQPDFLNLCIKIETELSPHEVLERGLAIEQQLHRVRKERWGPRTLDIDILLYGDEIIETKDLSIPHPRMTERAFVLIPLQEIAPDKVEPRTQKKIKEITVPDETVKKFH, encoded by the coding sequence ATGACTGAAGTATTTTTAGGACTCGGCAGCAATGTCGGAGATAGAGAAGCACAATTAAAAGCAGCCATCGATTTGCTGGATGAACAGCAAGGTATAGAAGTTATCAAAGTTTCCTCATTTTATGAAACAGCACCTGTCGGATATGTGGATCAGCCTGACTTTTTGAATTTATGTATAAAAATAGAAACAGAACTATCGCCGCATGAAGTATTAGAACGCGGTTTAGCGATAGAACAGCAATTGCATCGTGTACGCAAAGAACGTTGGGGTCCGCGTACTTTAGATATTGATATATTATTATACGGCGATGAGATTATTGAAACAAAAGATTTGAGTATTCCGCATCCGCGAATGACAGAACGTGCTTTTGTCTTGATTCCACTGCAAGAGATTGCGCCGGACAAGGTAGAGCCGAGAACACAGAAAAAGATTAAAGAGATAACTGTTCCAGACGAAACTGTGAAGAAATTTCATTAA
- a CDS encoding N-acetyltransferase, which translates to MHAIQLIPYDSKYNAQLAEFSIAKEESAFALTPLAALEDLADQEYPVIVLYEQLPAGFLRLNQNQERFGLTDNPNSILVKSFSVTETLQGQGIAQSALKQLPNYVKQHFPEVDEIVLSVNFKNPKAIHVYKKIGYNDTGRVIGGNAGPQHVMSYRID; encoded by the coding sequence ATGCATGCCATTCAATTAATCCCATATGATTCGAAATATAATGCACAGCTCGCAGAGTTCTCTATAGCAAAAGAAGAAAGTGCCTTTGCACTTACACCGTTAGCCGCGTTAGAAGATTTAGCAGATCAAGAATATCCTGTCATTGTGTTGTATGAACAACTACCTGCCGGCTTCTTAAGGTTGAATCAAAATCAAGAACGTTTCGGACTCACTGACAATCCAAATTCCATTTTGGTCAAATCATTCTCTGTGACAGAAACCCTGCAAGGCCAAGGAATTGCACAAAGTGCACTAAAACAGCTTCCGAATTATGTCAAACAGCATTTTCCAGAAGTGGATGAAATTGTTCTTTCCGTAAACTTCAAAAATCCTAAAGCAATTCATGTTTATAAGAAAATAGGATATAACGATACAGGACGTGTTATCGGCGGTAATGCCGGTCCGCAACATGTTATGTCTTATCGCATAGATTAA
- a CDS encoding PLP-dependent aminotransferase family protein — translation MKQPLYMQLYQTLKEQIIEGQYQSGDRFPSKRRLAEHHSLSNTTIEHAYQFLLDEGYIYSKPRSGYYVSDIESLPIVTKDNPVADIKKEAPAASDIQFSFDLARIDTQHFPWQQFRKYSRDVFDESMPDILQPGHQQGEYRLRQAIAHYLFNSRGVNCHPEQIIIGSSTEQLINQVTDILTDCSYIIEYPSYPPIKQVLDKKELDYKQVPVTKNGINMKQVFNSNRQVVYVTPSHQFPTGYVMNLKTRTQLINWAQQHPERFIIEDDYDSEFRYFSKPIPALQSLDTTGKVIYISTFSKSLFPSCRIAFMVLPKALIQTYDALPDKEGNTVPAPMQYMVAQFMEKGSFERHLNKMRKVYRHKSTYIIDALSPFKNQLLIEGATTGMHFTLTVKNGLDLDTILKRAETHHVKLKPLVHYMKKENYDVHAPKFIVGFGGIPDDELEAHTQALIKTLVR, via the coding sequence ATGAAGCAACCCTTATACATGCAGTTATATCAAACTTTAAAAGAACAAATCATTGAAGGACAGTATCAATCTGGTGACCGTTTCCCGTCTAAACGCCGTTTAGCAGAGCATCATTCCTTAAGTAATACAACGATAGAGCATGCCTATCAGTTCTTATTAGATGAAGGCTATATCTATTCCAAACCGCGCTCAGGCTATTATGTATCAGATATTGAATCTTTGCCGATTGTGACGAAAGACAACCCTGTCGCTGATATTAAGAAAGAAGCACCCGCTGCTTCTGATATACAATTCAGTTTTGACCTGGCACGTATCGATACACAACACTTCCCTTGGCAGCAATTCCGCAAGTATTCGCGTGATGTCTTTGATGAATCTATGCCGGACATTTTACAACCTGGCCATCAGCAAGGCGAATATCGATTAAGACAAGCGATTGCACATTATCTCTTTAACAGCCGAGGTGTGAATTGCCATCCAGAACAGATTATTATCGGTTCTTCTACTGAACAATTAATCAACCAAGTTACTGATATCTTAACAGATTGCTCTTACATCATTGAATATCCGAGTTATCCTCCTATCAAGCAAGTATTAGATAAAAAGGAATTGGATTATAAACAAGTCCCTGTCACAAAAAACGGTATAAATATGAAACAAGTCTTTAATTCCAATCGCCAAGTTGTATATGTGACACCTTCACACCAATTCCCTACTGGTTATGTGATGAATTTAAAAACACGTACACAATTGATCAACTGGGCCCAGCAGCACCCTGAACGCTTTATCATTGAAGATGATTATGATTCTGAGTTCCGATATTTCAGTAAGCCGATCCCTGCCCTGCAAAGTTTGGATACGACTGGAAAGGTTATTTATATAAGTACCTTTTCAAAGTCACTCTTTCCAAGCTGTCGTATCGCATTTATGGTATTGCCTAAAGCCTTAATCCAAACTTATGATGCTTTGCCAGACAAAGAAGGCAATACAGTCCCTGCACCTATGCAGTATATGGTTGCACAATTTATGGAAAAAGGTTCATTCGAACGTCATTTAAATAAAATGCGTAAAGTTTATCGCCATAAATCGACTTACATTATCGATGCTTTGTCACCTTTTAAAAATCAGTTACTGATAGAAGGTGCCACAACCGGCATGCACTTCACATTGACCGTCAAAAATGGTTTGGATTTGGATACTATCTTAAAACGTGCAGAAACGCATCATGTAAAATTAAAACCCTTGGTGCACTATATGAAGAAAGAAAATTATGATGTGCATGCCCCTAAGTTTATTGTAGGTTTCGGAGGCATTCCAGATGATGAATTAGAAGCGCATACGCAAGCATTAATCAAAACTTTAGTACGATAA
- the pdxS gene encoding pyridoxal 5'-phosphate synthase lyase subunit PdxS produces MSKIVGSDRVKRGMAEMQKGGVIMDVVNAEQAKIAEEAGAVAVMALERVPSDIRAAGGVARACNPKIVQEVMDAVSIPVMAKCRIGHITEARVLEAMGVDYIDESEVLTPADEEYHLLKSDYTVPFVCGCRNLGEAARRIGEGAAMLRTKGEPGTGNIVEAVRHMRQVNSEVAKLTVMPDDEIMTFAKEIGAPYEVLKSIKDNGRLPVVNFAAGGVATPQDAALMMQLGADGVFVGSGIFKSDDPEKFAKAIVQATTHYTDYELIGKLAQDLGEAMRGLDVNQLSLEERMQERGW; encoded by the coding sequence ATGTCTAAAATTGTAGGCTCAGATCGAGTAAAACGAGGAATGGCTGAAATGCAAAAAGGCGGCGTTATCATGGACGTTGTCAATGCAGAACAAGCTAAAATTGCAGAAGAAGCAGGCGCAGTAGCAGTTATGGCGCTTGAACGTGTACCATCAGATATCAGAGCAGCTGGCGGAGTAGCACGTGCATGCAATCCTAAAATTGTACAAGAAGTTATGGATGCTGTTTCTATTCCTGTAATGGCTAAATGCCGTATCGGTCACATCACAGAAGCACGTGTATTAGAAGCAATGGGTGTAGACTATATCGATGAATCAGAAGTATTAACACCAGCAGATGAAGAGTATCACTTATTGAAAAGCGACTACACAGTACCATTCGTATGCGGCTGCCGCAACTTAGGCGAAGCTGCACGTCGTATCGGCGAAGGTGCTGCAATGTTACGTACAAAAGGTGAACCTGGTACAGGCAACATCGTTGAAGCTGTACGTCATATGCGTCAAGTTAATTCAGAAGTGGCTAAATTAACAGTAATGCCAGATGATGAAATCATGACATTCGCAAAAGAAATCGGTGCACCATACGAAGTCTTAAAATCAATCAAAGACAATGGCCGTTTACCAGTTGTTAACTTCGCAGCAGGCGGTGTTGCGACACCTCAAGATGCTGCATTAATGATGCAATTAGGTGCTGACGGTGTATTCGTAGGTTCAGGTATCTTCAAATCAGACGATCCTGAGAAATTCGCAAAAGCAATTGTTCAAGCAACAACACACTACACTGATTACGAACTCATCGGTAAATTAGCTCAAGACTTAGGTGAAGCAATGAGAGGTTTAGATGTTAACCAATTATCATTAGAAGAACGTATGCAAGAGCGTGGCTGGTAA
- the lysS gene encoding lysine--tRNA ligase — protein MSEEMNDQMQVRRQKLQELIDLGIDPFGQRFDRTASAAELHEKWEEFSKDELKEKEDESHVAIAGRLMTKRGKGKAGFAHVQDLSGQIQIYVRKDQVGEEQFDIWKMADLGDIIGIEGVMFKTNTGELSVKAKSFILLTKSLRPLPDKFHGLQDIEQRYRQRYLDLITNQESTQTFINRSKIIQEMRNYLNSKGFLEVETPMMHQIPGGAAARPFVTHHNALDATLYMRIAIELHLKRLIVGGLEKVYEIGRVFRNEGVSTRHNPEFTMIELYEAYADFHDIMDITEGTIRHISKAVLGTAVVPYGDYEIDLESDWKRVHIVDAVKEATGVNFYDVKSDDEARALAKEHGIEITDHMTYGHILNEFFEQKVEETLIQPTFVYGHPIEISPLAKKNPEDPRFTDRFELFIVGREHANAFTELNDPIDQRERFEAQLKEKEQGNDEAHEMDEDYIEALEYGMPPTGGLGIGIDRLVMLLTNSPSIRDVLLFPYMRQK, from the coding sequence ATGTCAGAAGAAATGAATGACCAAATGCAGGTCCGTCGTCAAAAATTACAAGAATTAATCGATTTAGGAATTGATCCTTTCGGCCAACGCTTTGATCGTACAGCAAGTGCGGCTGAATTACATGAAAAATGGGAAGAATTCTCTAAAGATGAATTAAAAGAAAAAGAAGATGAAAGCCATGTAGCGATTGCTGGCCGTTTAATGACAAAACGCGGTAAAGGTAAAGCAGGATTTGCGCATGTGCAAGATTTATCAGGACAAATCCAAATTTATGTACGTAAAGACCAAGTCGGAGAAGAACAATTCGATATTTGGAAAATGGCTGACCTTGGCGACATTATAGGTATCGAAGGGGTTATGTTCAAAACAAATACAGGTGAATTAAGCGTAAAAGCTAAATCATTCATCTTACTTACAAAATCATTACGTCCATTACCGGACAAATTCCATGGTCTTCAAGATATTGAACAACGTTATCGTCAACGTTATTTAGACTTGATTACTAACCAAGAAAGTACACAAACATTTATCAACCGCAGTAAAATCATTCAAGAAATGCGTAATTACTTAAACAGCAAAGGTTTCTTAGAAGTTGAAACGCCGATGATGCATCAAATTCCTGGCGGTGCAGCAGCACGTCCATTCGTAACACATCACAATGCGTTAGATGCGACACTTTATATGCGTATAGCAATCGAATTGCACTTAAAACGCTTGATTGTCGGCGGTTTAGAAAAAGTATATGAAATCGGACGTGTATTCCGTAACGAAGGTGTGTCAACTAGACATAACCCTGAGTTCACTATGATTGAATTATACGAAGCTTATGCAGACTTCCATGACATTATGGATATTACTGAGGGTACAATCCGTCATATTTCTAAAGCGGTATTAGGTACAGCAGTTGTACCTTACGGAGATTATGAAATCGACTTAGAATCTGACTGGAAACGTGTGCATATTGTAGATGCTGTTAAAGAAGCGACAGGTGTAAACTTCTATGATGTTAAATCTGACGATGAAGCACGTGCATTAGCAAAAGAACATGGTATCGAAATTACAGATCACATGACGTACGGTCATATTTTAAATGAATTCTTCGAACAAAAAGTAGAAGAAACTCTAATTCAACCTACATTCGTGTATGGTCACCCTATTGAAATTTCACCATTGGCTAAGAAAAATCCAGAAGATCCTCGTTTCACAGATCGCTTTGAATTATTCATTGTCGGTCGCGAACATGCGAATGCGTTCACTGAGTTGAATGATCCAATCGATCAAAGAGAACGTTTCGAAGCACAATTAAAAGAAAAAGAACAAGGTAATGACGAAGCGCATGAGATGGATGAAGATTACATCGAAGCACTTGAATACGGTATGCCTCCAACAGGCGGACTAGGTATCGGTATCGACAGATTAGTAATGTTGTTAACCAACTCACCATCTATTCGCGACGTATTATTATTCCCATACATGCGTCAAAAATAA
- a CDS encoding Blp family class II bacteriocin has product MKWETRKLNLEELKSVNGGGMAKCLIGTAGSAMVGAAGGPIGFWGGGLVGMATFCD; this is encoded by the coding sequence ATGAAGTGGGAAACAAGAAAGTTAAATTTAGAAGAATTAAAATCTGTAAATGGTGGCGGAATGGCTAAGTGCTTAATTGGTACAGCTGGATCAGCAATGGTTGGCGCTGCTGGTGGTCCTATTGGTTTTTGGGGTGGTGGTTTAGTAGGAATGGCCACATTTTGTGATTAA